The stretch of DNA TAACATTACAAACATTAGACATTGTCATGCAGTGTAAATTTCGCCCATGTACGTTTCGTTATTTTGTAAAAATGGAGCGTGGCTTGTTTTCCAATTAATTGTGTCAAAATTGGACATGGAGTAACGGAAAATAAATAACATCCTGAActtagacttgccataacaaaggggttaaatacttattgacttaaaacgtttcagctttacattttttattaatttgtgaAAATGAAAATCATAATTCCACTTTCACATTATGGACTATTGGGTGTAGGCCAgcgacacaaaatctcaatttaatacatttaaatGCAGGCTCTAACACAACCAAATTTGGAAAAGTCACTCAGTTAAAATAAGCCTTTTTATTGGTATGGGTATACTTCACCAACATCCTTTCCTGCTCATTGAAAGGCAGACGTAAGCTGTACCGTTTAGTTGTGAACACGCCTATTGCTGTGACAATTGGCCTActgtgtaggatcttaatttgatcaccctgttgttgcaggaaatttcaggaaatgcaaatgtggcgtattcaaggtttaaaaatgctgctgaagtttgtaatttccacttcgAAAAGTcaaacttgatttgccctaaaTATTTATCAAACCTTACAAAAATGTGAAATAATTAcaatccacacaataattcatATTTCTTGTTGCTGCataattattttcctgctgtgagaaaatGATCAAaggaagatcctacatctgtacatacCCCCTGTGGGGGGGGTTGATGAGCAATGATACGGAACCTGTCTAATATTACTGATTCACTCCCCACAAACacattttctctctcacacacacaaacacactgacaggacaatTCATACAGttcagtcactcagccctatcaaGTGGACATGATGCTCTCAAAGTCTTGCACTACCGCCTCCTACTACACCCTGATGAGAAGCAATAATCCTGGCCCCCGTCGCTGTAAATCTGGATATCTCGCTAACCCTGCTGTACCCTACTGTGCTGAGACAACATGACTCTAGAACAGTTTTACACTATTTTAAATGGAATGTACAACAgtgattatctctctctctcacacaattCAAATACAATTCTAAGGGGCTGTATtaacatgggaaacatatgttaatccacttgctttggtaatgttaactcaacctctctcgctctccctcgacAATCGGTTTAATTCAATGTTTAAATTCACTTCGTGTTGTTTTTACTGAAAGTTGACATATGGCATTTGTATGGAGGGATGTGGGTGTGTGGGGAGAGAGTGGATAGATTGGTGTGCATGGGTTTGGTTGAAGAAACTTCACCCTTACGTCCCCTCTTCTTGATATGTAAAGAAAGTGAATGTAATTGCTGTCTTTAAACATCTATTCACTACTCGCCAAATGCCTGTTTTTAGGTCTGTTTTAAAAGGTAAAGCACTTTGGATGAAGTCGGTATTATTATGCTTATATATGTTGGTACTATATGTACAATAAGGTATCCAATATTCTTAAATCTGACATGGGTTGAAGTTAGTATCATTAATTCTGAATTGTAGTGTATTTACAGAATAACCGGTTGTAAAAGGTAAcatccactagatggcagtaatgTGCTACCACCTTCAGGGGTCTGATGTGAACATTTTTCTATTCACCCTTCAGGTACTGAGCACATGTCCAAATGAATGAATTTCCCTGAATTTTCAATGCACATGTTGCTTTGATGGTATGACTTGTTGTGAACCAGACACGTGACACATGACATGCAAGGTTCAAGTGTCGTAAAGTGGGTAACATGGAGCCCCCAAATCctgtctgtcaattcaattcaaggggctttattggcatgggaaacatgtgttaacattgccaaagcaagtgaggtagatcaTGTACTGTCACTCACTCCATTAAATATCTcaaaccaccctttgccttgatgacagctcttggcattctctcaaccagcttcacctagaatgcttttccatCAGTCTTGGAGTTCCCACGTAGATGGGGGATTTATCAATAAATAGGTGGGAAACAGAAGTTTACACGTTAAATAAAAATCCCTGGAAAGGAGGGTCTAAACTGGTAACCAAATTTACAATCtgatgccgcgttcaaaacaactgggaactcggaaatctctcacttccgacttcagtgcgttcaagacaactgggaactcagatttttttttgctctgacagggAAAAAATCATTTTGAccggtcatccaactcgggaaCACAGCCCCTTTCTAGAGCTCAGACTTCCCGACCTGAAAATCACTGACATCCTGATTTTACCTAGTATTTTTCAGAGATAGATATTGCTTTCCTACCCCCTCCTCCAGGTTTGTGTTCGAGATTCTGCGCAGATTATTACAGAAATGGTGAAGATGTCCACATAGCGTGCATATGTCGTCACAGGTATCTTGAACACGCACAATTTATATGATTCCACCTGCGGCTttgaatattgacctgtttaaagttctTACATCGgcgagcatgatcacacagtcatccagaacagctgatgctctcatgcatgcttcaaagttgcttgcctcgaagcgagcatagaagtaatttagctcatctgttaggctcgtgtcactgggcagctcgcggctgtgcttccctttgtagtctgtaatagtttgcaagccctgccacatccgacgagcgtcggagccggtgtagtacaattcgatcttagtcctttattgatgctttgcctgtttgatggttcgtctgagggtatagcgggatttcttataagctttcCGGGtaagagtcccgctccttgaaagcggcagctctgccctttagctgagtgcaaatgttgcctttaatccatggcttctggttggtgtatgtacatacagtcactgtgagaagacatcatcaatgcacttattgatgaagccagtgattgatgtggtgtactcctcaatgccatcggaataATATTgaatgcaaccaaatatcaacatttgaaggagatttaTCTTCTGCTTGCATAGTATAAATTATGAATTTAttgacaaactggaattaaagccagactaagtcagtggcacagatggaactaaGCAGAAGATATCtgtccttcaaatgttgatagtGGATATAACGTTGGAGATCTGACTTTGTTTTAAATGTTCAAaatattttatacaaggtttgtctatgttgaaattTGGTTATCATGGTGACATAATTCATAGAGGCTATAAAACACACTGACGAAGTGTTGAAAACTCTGCTGCGACACCACTGTTTTCAGATGCCTGAGTAGGGCtgtgtagcctatagcctacgtTGTCTTTTCTCTGTAGACAACAAAAGGCTCAGTGTCTTCCTCACCAAATTACTCTCACTATCCACGTAAGAGCCCGTTTATCCGTCCATCAATAAATTAAAATTGTCTAGAACTTTCCTCGTTCTTCCCAAGGATCTGTTTCCCACCATCAATGAATCATTCATTGGAATCCTGAGAAACCCGGGGAATCTCCCACTAGGTGTACCCTGCACTGCATGCCTCATTTATGAACCAACTGCTGTCCGTGTTGGTTTTTACATTCAGTGTGTGAGAGATACTGTATGTCAGTAAGTGACGCCTTCAGCACCGGGAGCTGTCCATGGTTTTGAATTTCCGAGCAGCAGTGTTCCTCAGGACAGACGAGGCAGAGTGGATACATACCTCTATACCTACGGAcgtctgagtgagtgagtgtagaAAGAAGGAACGTAAACGGGTTTTTTAGAAAtatttccccccctctctctctcgacttgGAAACCATCAAAAGAAGTAATCATCTAGAAATAGTTTCTTCAACCGTCACCATGCTCCCCGCGCAGGAAGCGGCTAAGATCTACCACACCAACTACGTGCGTAACGCGCGCGCCGTGGGTGTCTTGTGGACCATCTTTACCATCTGCTTCGCCATCCTGGTGATGGTGGTGTTCATACAGGTCAGTAGACAGTTATTTCTTCTCAGAAACTATTTCTAGATTAACATTGCTGTGTGTTATATCCTGAGGACCACATTGGAAATAAGTTTGGCCCCACTTTATTTGGATATAACCATCTGCATGAGTCTTCTATCAACAAAATCTGCTAAACAACTGCTTGCTAAGATTAGGGGTAGGTTtgaataagggttaaggttaggttttcgtgatatccaaattggtagttacagtcttgtcccatcgctgcaactcccgtacggactcgggtgtgagccatgtgtcctccgaaacacgaccctgacaagccgcactgcttcttgacacactgcttgcttaacccagaagccagcagcaccaatgtgtcggaggaaacaccgtccaactgGCGATCTTGTCAGCGTGCATGTGGTCGgttccgccacaggagtcgctagagtgcgatgggacaagaacatcccagCCAAACtctcctctaacccggacgacgctggtccaattgtgcaccgcctcattGGTCTCAATTGAGCTCGGTCtcaaacccggatctgtagtgatgcctctagcactgcgatgcagtgccttagaccgctgcaccacttgggaggccaCCATAAGTGTTAACATTTTCCTGTGTCATCCTCTGGTGTTCTTTTGTTAATTTGTACACAGCCCCCGATGATACTGTAAGTAACCAAAACCCTGGTGTGCATATTTCTTGTTCTTGATGTCCCTCTTGTCCAGCCCTACTGGATCGGTGACAGCGTCAACACCCCGCAGGCCGGCTACTTTGGCCTGTTCCACTACTGTATCGGGAACGCGCTCACCGGAGAGCTCATCTGCAAAGGGAGCGCGCTGGACTTTGGCTCCATCCCATCCGGGGCCTTCAAGACAGCCATGTTCTTCGTTGGCATATCCATGCTGCTGGTGGTGGGCAGCATTGTTTGCTTCAGCCTCTTCTTCTTCTGTAATGCCGGCAGCGTCTACAAGATATGCGCATGGATGCAGCTGGCCTCCTGTGAGTAGAAGAAGAAGCTATACACTGAAACATTTCCCTTAATTTGTACAGTAAATTACCAGCAGCACAGTAGTCAGTAGGTTACTGTACATTTACAATAAATTCCTGGCAGCACAAAAGCCAGTAAATTACTGTAGATTTATAGGACCTTTACTGAACCACAAATGTTCAGCATATTGCTGGAACACCTGACTATAGCAACATGCAGTATTTCTAGAATGTATAGGGCATTACTGGAAGCACAGGGGTTAATAAACAGTTTGATGTATAGTGCAGGCACCTAGTGCCAATGATGGACAGTGTATTTGATCGAGGTATTTCAATACCCTTTCTGTATTTCACTAGCCTACAATTGAAGACGTTTGAGGGTGGAGACTCTTGCTACTGTAATTGTaatattttactgtaattacatgGGATTGGTGtaaatttattttattaaaaTCAAATACGGTAtggtactgtattctgtggggtACAGCATTTTTATTAATGGTtgcaacaaatatagcctctCATAAGGCAGAGATTATTTTGCCATCCACAAAGTTTTCCCACAACACACCATTATTCACAGTATACCGCTGTAAATATACAGCAAAACAGCTTATACAGTACTTTACTGTAATATTGTATTGTAAAAATACAGCAGTGTAGAAGAATATTGATCCCCCTTCATGTGTTGCTctttacagtactgtaatatagaagaaaaaaaatatctGTAAATTTACAGCAATTTGTTACTCTGTATGATTAGGAtagtgtgtgttcagtgctgttTACTTGTTTGTTATTGGGTCTGATTAGTGGTATTGTTCCACTTAAAGTAGCagttctcttcttcctcctccaccaatcCCCGACCTGTGCCTGTGCGTAATGCGACACTGAGGCTTTTCCCCATGGCAACACGGTCAGTCTATTTGTGCTTGTGGTGAAAACGGCCTTTAATCTACTTCTGAAAAGCAGGCTGCAACATCACTGAGTGAACACCTCAACGGGAAATGAACAAAATTTGTTAAACTGAGTATTTCAGCACCAAGGACAGCTACCTTGAGGGAAGAGGTAATCCAGAGTGATCACCAACTTTGGTCCTGGAAAGCTATGTGGTGCAGGCTTTTGTACTGGCCCAACACTGGCACATTGATTCAACTAATTAAATAAGTTCATGCTGGGCTAGAACAAAACATACCCATAAACTCTCCAGGATCATGAGCGAGTTTTAAGAGAGCAAGGCAAACTGTTGCCAAATGTAACTCAGGAAGCTGAGTCTGAATTCAAAAGGGAGAGAGTATATGCTCAGAGAATAGAAAGTGAATTTGTATGTGCCAGG from Oncorhynchus keta strain PuntledgeMale-10-30-2019 chromosome 21, Oket_V2, whole genome shotgun sequence encodes:
- the lhfpl5a gene encoding LHFPL tetraspan subfamily member 5 protein; the encoded protein is MLPAQEAAKIYHTNYVRNARAVGVLWTIFTICFAILVMVVFIQPYWIGDSVNTPQAGYFGLFHYCIGNALTGELICKGSALDFGSIPSGAFKTAMFFVGISMLLVVGSIVCFSLFFFCNAGSVYKICAWMQLASSTCMVIGCMIYPDGWDSEEVKRMCGQRTDKYTLGNCTVRWAYILAIISIMDSLILSFLAFSLGNRQDQLLPDNFQVDGKEKDKEEA